AGGAGCCCTGCTTGGATTATTTGGGACGGCATTTTTAACCAATCTAATGGCCTCATTTTCATCCAACACGATGCTGTCACTCCCGGGATATTACCATTTGGTTATGGGTGGCTTCCTATTCGGAATGGCCTTTATGGCCACGGAACCTGTAACGGGATCTCATACCAATAAAGGTCGCTGGGTATATGGAATATTGTTTGGAATGCTTACTGTCATTGTAAGATCAATTAACCCTGCTTACCCAGAAGGAACAATGTTGGCAATCCTTTTACTTAACGCATTTGCGCCATTAATTGACTGGTTTGTAATTCAAGGAAATATTAAACGAAGAGTTGCCCGATATGCGCAGTAATTCGTATACACTAATCTTTACAACGGTAGTTACGGTAATCTTGGGTTTTTTCCTTTCCTTGGCTGCTTCAGCGCTTAAGGAGCAGCAGGATCTTAATATTGAAATTGATATTAAGAAAAACATTTTACGCTCGCTGGATTTCGCCCCTTCAGAAGAAAATCCCTGGACTCCAGAAACTGTCCAAACCATTTTTGATGATTACATTTCCGGTATCGTAGTAGATAATAATGGTGAAATAGTATTGGGGAAAACGCCGGAAGATATTAATTCTGATGTGGATGTTAATCTGCACCCAATTTATATAAAGACAATGAGTGGCAAGATCAATGGTTATGCCATTCCCATTTCAGGTAAAGGTCTGTGGTCAACCCTTTATGGATATTTTGCCATTGAAGCAGATGGTGTCACTACTAAGGGGATCACATTTTATAAACATGGTGAAACACCTGGTTTAGGCGGTG
This genomic window from Candidatus Neomarinimicrobiota bacterium contains:
- the nqrC gene encoding NADH:ubiquinone reductase (Na(+)-transporting) subunit C translates to MRSNSYTLIFTTVVTVILGFFLSLAASALKEQQDLNIEIDIKKNILRSLDFAPSEENPWTPETVQTIFDDYISGIVVDNNGEIVLGKTPEDINSDVDVNLHPIYIKTMSGKINGYAIPISGKGLWSTLYGYFAIEADGVTTKGITFYKHGETPGLGGEVEKPWFQNNYKGKRFIDSSGELIGIQAIKGKVDQTSSEAFHQVDGISGATMTSKGLNKFLLKDLKTYEPFFRRIRSGEGA